CACGGCCACCAAGCTCCTCGGCACCGGCCAGCAGAAGCTGGTCGGCGAGGCCACCAACCCCGTCAAGGGCCTGCTCGGCGGTCTGCCCGCGGGTGGCCTGACCACCGGCGGCCTGTCGGCCAACGGTCTCCCGCTCGGCGGCTGATCCCTCGGCCCCGATCCACTGATCCCTGTACACACGCCTGTGGGGCGGACACCCGGACCGGGTCATCCGCCCCACGGGCGTGTTGTGCGTACGAGGGTCACCAGGCGGCGGACGACGTCTTCTCGGACGGGAACAGCAGCCACAGCGCCAGGTAGAGCAGGAACTGCGGCCCCGGCAGCAGACAGGAGACCAGGAAGATGATGCGCATGGTCCCCGCGGAGGTGCCGAAGCGCCGTGCCAGCGCTGCGCACACTCCGCCGATCATGCGTCCGTCACGGGGGCGGGCAAGTGCGGCCATGGTGGGCTCCTTCGCGAACCGTTGCTGAGGGAGCAGCTCCGTCGTGCTCCCGATGCCTCCATGGTGGCCCGGCGAACGAGGACAAAGCGTCGCTCTACGGTGCGATACCGACCCTGGGAATCGTCGGGGTCGATCCCTGAGCCGCCTCGTCCCTGAGACGGGGCCGGGTCCTGACCCGCCGCTGCTTCCTGCGGCGCAGCCGCGCCCGGAACACGGGTACGACCAGCAGATGCGCGAGCGCCACGCCGGCGGTGTTCAGCAGCAGCGAGTCGACGTCGACGACCTGCCCCGGCACCCCGGTCTGCAACAGCTCGATGGCCAGCGAGATCAGCGCCCCCGCCGCCACGGTACGGGCCAGCGAGGCCCAGGGGGAGACGGACAGCCGGCCCCCGGCCATCGGCAGCAGCACGCCGAGCGGGGCGAGCAGCAGCAGTCCCTCACCGATCCTTCGGGCGGCCTCGACCGGGCCGAGGGACAGGTCGGCTCTGATACCGGCGAAGGGCTGAAGATTCGAGGCGGTCATCCACGGCACATCGAGCGGGCGCAGAGTCAGCCACCCGACGAGCAGCAGATGCGCGAGGAGGAGAAGAACTCCGGCCGCGCGGAAGCGGATGGCAGTCTGACTGCCCGAACCTTGACGCACGCCCCCCAAGACGCGCCGGGCGGCAGGATCGGTTCCGCTCGCCCGGAACCGGGCCCGACGTGCGACGGAATCCGGACATCCGCCCCGCTCAGCCCCCCGCGCCTTCCCCCAGCGTCGGTACCGCCTGCGGCCGGGCCTTCGTCTCCGAGGTGCACAGATAGCCGCGCGGCGCGTAGTTCCCCGGTCCGCCCAGCGTCACCGTGCCGTCCGGGGCGAGCGACTCGCTCTCCGCGTACGTACACACGATCTGTGCCAGCGCCTCGGGCGCCAGGTCCTCCGGCTGCTGGCTCAGCCGCAGTGTGCCCTGCCGGTCACCGCTGTGGGCCGCGCCGATCCGCAGGGCCGGCGGGACGGACGTGGAGAACCCGGCCTGCCGCTCCTCGGCGGGCGGCTTCTGCTCCAGCTCGGCCAGGAGCGCCTGCGCGATCCGGACCCGGTCCGACTTCGGCTCGCCCGCCTGCACCGTGCGGTCCACAGTGACCAGCTGCGAGGAGCAGACCAGATAGATCTGTACGGGGATGCCCTGGAGTGCCTGGGTGGTGACGTTCTCCGCGGACATCGAGCACGGCACCTGGGACGGCGCGGCCCCGGCGTCCACCGGCACGGAGGTGGTCCTGATCCCGCAGCCCGCGGCCAGCACGGCCGCGGTCACGGCACCGGCCAGCGCCACGGCCGAACGGCGCGCCCGGCGGTTGCTGCTGCTCGTCACGTCGCGTCGCCCTCCTCGTCCCGGACCCCCGCGTCGTGATCCCCGGCGGAGCGGGTCAGCGGCTCCGCGTCGCGCGGCAGCCGCAGTACGAACACCGCGCCGTCGCCGTCCGGGGAGTTCGCTGCCGTGATGTCACCGCCGTGGATGTGCGCGTTCTCCATGGCGATCGACAGGCCGAGACCGCTGCCCTCGGAGCGCGGGCGGGAGGCGCTGGCCTTGTAGAACCGGTCGAAGACATGCGGCAGGACGTCCTCGGGGATACCGGGGCCGTGGTCGCGGACCTCGATGACGAGTTCCTCGCCCTCGGTCCGTACCGACACCCGTACCGGCGAACCGCCGTGCTTGAGCGCGTTGCCGATCAGATTCGCCAGGATCACATCGAGCCGGCGCGGATCGAGGCGGACCATCATGCCGCGATCGGCGTCCAGATCCACCGCGTCCAGCCAGGCACGGGCGTCGATGCAGGCGGTGACCTGGTCGGCGACATCCACGGTGTCGAGGACGAGCCGGGCCGTACCCGCGTCGAAGCGGGTGACCTCCATCAGGTTCTCCACCAGGTCGTTGAGGCGCCGGGTCTCGCTCACCACCAGACGCACCGCGGGCGCGATCATCGGGTCCAGGCTGTCCGCCTCGTCCTCCAGGACCTCGGTGACCGCGGTCAGCGCGGTGAGCGGGGTGCGCAGTTCGTGCGACATGTCGGCGACGAACCGTCGGCTCGCCTCGTCCCGCGAGCTCATGTCCGCGACCTTCTTCTCCAGCGAACGCGCGGTCGTGTTGAACGTACGGGACAGATCGGCGAGTTCATCGGTGCCGGACACCACCAGCCGGGTGTCGAACTTGCCCTCGCCGAGCTTGCGCGCGGCGTCACCGAGCCGCTGCACGGGCCGCAGCACGGTCGTCGCGGCGGCCTGCGCGAGCAGCGCCGAGCCGACCAGTGCGAGACCGGTGGCGATCCCCAGCGACCAGGCCAGGGAGTTCAGATCCTGTCGCTCCTGGTCGAGCGACTTCAGCATGTAGCCGGTCGGGCCACCGCCGATGATCTTCGTACCGCCCACCAGATACGGCGTACCGCGGATGCTGACCCGCTGCCAGAACAGGTGGTACTCGTACTTGTTGCCCGCCTCCACCGGCTGCTTCTTGTTGACCGCCTTCTGCAGCGACAGCGGCACGTTGTCGAGCGTGAAGGTGTCCAGATCGGAGTTGCCGACGATCGGCTTGCCGGTGTCGCGCTCGGCGACCAGCAGCACGCTGTAGCCGGGCGAGCTGCTCGCCATCTGCACGGCGGCGTTCTGCAGATCGTCCTTGGTGGGCCGCAACGGCAGTGAGGCCGCCCGGTTCTGCATCTCCTGGCGGAAGTCCCCGAGCGCCGAGTCCTGGGTACGCGTCAGCACGGCCTCGCGGTTCAGCCAGTACGCGATCCCCGAGGCCGACACCGCGGCGGTCAGCGCCACCAGCGCGAACACGACGACGAGACGCAGCCGCAGACTGGTCCAGCGGAGCCCGGTGAGCAGGCTCCGTTTGACAGCATCGCTCACTGAGGCGAATCCAGCCGATAGCCCACACCCCGGACGGTACGGATCAGCGTCGGCGAGGACGGTACGTCCTCCACCTTGGCGCGCAGGCGCTGCACACAGGCGTCCACGAGCCGGGAGTCACCGAGGTAGTCGTGCTCCCAGACCAGCCGCAGCAGTTGCTGCCGCGACAGGGCCTGGCCCGGTCTGCGGCTCAGCTCCAGCAGGAGTCGCAGCTCGGTCGGCGTGAGCTGCAGATCCTCGCCGTTCTTGGTCACGGTCATGGCGGAGCGGTCGATCACCACGTTCCCGAA
This sequence is a window from Streptomyces sp. NBC_01217. Protein-coding genes within it:
- a CDS encoding sensor histidine kinase — its product is MSDAVKRSLLTGLRWTSLRLRLVVVFALVALTAAVSASGIAYWLNREAVLTRTQDSALGDFRQEMQNRAASLPLRPTKDDLQNAAVQMASSSPGYSVLLVAERDTGKPIVGNSDLDTFTLDNVPLSLQKAVNKKQPVEAGNKYEYHLFWQRVSIRGTPYLVGGTKIIGGGPTGYMLKSLDQERQDLNSLAWSLGIATGLALVGSALLAQAAATTVLRPVQRLGDAARKLGEGKFDTRLVVSGTDELADLSRTFNTTARSLEKKVADMSSRDEASRRFVADMSHELRTPLTALTAVTEVLEDEADSLDPMIAPAVRLVVSETRRLNDLVENLMEVTRFDAGTARLVLDTVDVADQVTACIDARAWLDAVDLDADRGMMVRLDPRRLDVILANLIGNALKHGGSPVRVSVRTEGEELVIEVRDHGPGIPEDVLPHVFDRFYKASASRPRSEGSGLGLSIAMENAHIHGGDITAANSPDGDGAVFVLRLPRDAEPLTRSAGDHDAGVRDEEGDAT
- a CDS encoding PspC domain-containing protein, producing the protein MAALARPRDGRMIGGVCAALARRFGTSAGTMRIIFLVSCLLPGPQFLLYLALWLLFPSEKTSSAAW
- a CDS encoding VanZ family protein, giving the protein MRQGSGSQTAIRFRAAGVLLLLAHLLLVGWLTLRPLDVPWMTASNLQPFAGIRADLSLGPVEAARRIGEGLLLLAPLGVLLPMAGGRLSVSPWASLARTVAAGALISLAIELLQTGVPGQVVDVDSLLLNTAGVALAHLLVVPVFRARLRRRKQRRVRTRPRLRDEAAQGSTPTIPRVGIAP